GAGCGTGCCTCGGGACCTTGGCACCTGGAGTGGGCAGCACTTCCAGTCGCGTTCATCTCGGTAGTCGGCTCACTTTACCAAGCCAACTTTGCATTATCAGGCCTACAGGTTAACTCGGGCGCAATGAAGACCAACCTGGAGTCGACACGGGGACTtattgttgctgaggctgttaTGATGAAGCTGGCTCAGTTCATCGGACGACAGGAGGCTCATGAAGTAGTCTATGGTGCGTGTGTGGCTGCCATCGAGGGAAATTTGTCCTTGATAGAATCACTGCAGAAGATTGGGCAAGTTACGAAGCACCTGAGCACAGACCAGCTGATGTCATTGGTCGATCCAACGCAATACCTCGGTTGCTGTCAGTTAATGGTTGACGAACTCTTGAGACTAAGGGCGTCAAAGCTTTGAGACGGAAAAGGGCATCAGATAGCgttataataattagtaTTACTGTATATATGTAAACTGGTATGCGAGATCCCCAGAAAGTAGCCTGTCTCACTGCTACCCCAAAGTCATCAACGTCAGTGCCCGTAGCTTCAGTTATTGGTGGTGTCGGAAGTTGCCGTCTGAAGCTGTTCATTGGCCCAGCACAGTGGAACTTGCCGCAAACCCACTGAGATGGCAGGCTGGCCAAAGCTAAGCCAACCCAAATGTACCTTTGCTTACCCTAGATTTTCTTCCCTCTACCGGTACTCCCGTCAGGCAGACCAGACGACGAAGTCAAGAGACCAGGCAACTTGTTATAGTTTAAGCTAAGGTACTACTCTGCCCAATATTTATAGGCCCGAGACCCCCAGCATGCACCCTATCAATTGTTCCAGGGCCCTGGTACTACATCTTACTCTAAATCGTCAACATTGTCCACCAGAATCTTAGCTATCGCGCCACGTCACAAAAGTAACAACATTTCCGGCATTATCGGATATGGTGTATGCATGAAAATATAACCACAAAGCCATTTATACTGATGATGTCCAGCCGGCGATCTCTTCTAACTTGCTATGAGCATGATAAAGAAACTCTTTAACATGGGGGAAGCGATTGAGCATTTGAGGGCAAAACACGTCCGCTTCATCAGACGTCCCGGCTGCCTTGGAGAGAGGGATATGCATGACCATTGCTGGTATTGCTTTGATTGTGGCTCTGACCTCAAAGACCACCGCAGCTTTAATTCTGACAAAGCGATGTGGAGTcacctgaagaagaagcacgaCTCCATCGTGGATTTTGATACGAGTTTGTCGTGGGCTTAAGTCTTATATGATTTATCGTAAAACGTTTTGTGTACATTAGGGGGTTTAAGTGAGCTTGCTGGGAGATTCAGAATCCAGATTGTTTAATGTCTGTTAGTGCAGTATCCTCTTTGTGACTGACTTTGTGAAATAGTAATCTTAATTTCGGATGATGTTGTTTCAGACACTTGCATCCATGATATACTGGCGCTAGTCATAATGGTGCATGTCCGTGCTCTCTCTCGCGATCTACGCCAATGGTTTGCTGCACTTCTTTACCACCAGACCCTCTCAACACATGACGTTGGAATACGACAAAGTGCCACCATTTCTTTTGCAAATAGTACCAaggctactattaatataacttcgACGTTTGTCAAGACACACAGAGGTTTGATAGGATGGCCAGCCATCTAATCGCATCCGGCCCGTTTGACTGCGATGACCTGATGTTTCTTTATGACATCTTCCTAGGTATCCGACGAAGGGCAAGTACATTTAGTTCAATAGAACACACACAAGGCTAACGAACAGAGGATCTCCTGAGAAAATACCTTGGGGAACACGGCATGACGCTGAAAACCGTGCTGCATTGCATGCATTCCCCAATGATGACGGCTTGCAGAGGTGTTCTCCCTATTAGCTGCCGCTAGTTCCTTTGTGCGGAAAGACTACCTTCTGGGTTCTTGCTAGCGAAAACAGAATCTGCTACCtgatttaatttatagaatCCATTTCCTCCAGTCggtcttgatctcttccttcttaaTGCGTAAGCAGATGTGCGCCTCTCGCCAATATGCTTCTACCCGCATTCATTTAGCTTCATCCACGTAGGAACCAAAGACAGGTCACCTCTGCTTTATCCCACTTATCACGCGGAAATGGCGACTCTGGGCTTCGGGTAGCGCTTAGAGTTTCATCGACGATGGGGATCCAGCAACATTCCTCGGGAGGGCCTCGGGAGGGCCTGAGCGCATGGGCCATTGAGTCTTGTTTAATTCCCCACATGCTAAGAACGTTGTGCATTTTGCCAAATAAGCTCAGTTGTCGAGATCAAGTCATCGCGAGAGTGATAAATCTACACCGCGATCCTGACAAAGAAATTATGGAGGATCTgtagttgagacttgtggctgagagcttaaacaagcagagagaacttggAGGACTTGCATTTAGACCTTGGCTATCTCAAAATTAACAATGTTGTGACATAAGAGATACACTTCCACCTGGATAGCCTGACCTGGTCTGCATAACCCCCTTTCGTTGAAGCTTTGTAATTATCGCGCATCACGATGTTGTCAAGAGTGGGATGTTCGGCTGAGTTGTTCGGGAGCTTCGGTCTATCCCACATGACCTCTGACCGTTACTTTTAGGTACTGTAAACAATCATACTcacttattatattaattcaAGTGCTATCGCAAAGATTCGTGCTATTCTCCAATCCACCTGTTTCTTAACCTTCTTgcccctcttctcctcacaCAGCTAAATCACAATCGAGGCCAACGTTCCGCAAAGTACAATCTTCGAAGCCATGGCTCTTACACTAGAATATCTGCATGCCCATTTCCGTGGCGGTATGTCACTTTCTATCAATATGCTCTGGTTTGAAGCTCATTTATAATACAGTCATAATTCAACCGCAAGATGATCTCTTTggtcctcttcgtcgtcgattCTCGGAGAATGAGGAAGGAGATCCGAAGTTGATTCTCCAGCCATCTTCTGAAGATGACATATCACTCGCAGTGAGATATGCCGTCTCCAACAAACTGGAGCTGGCTGTGTTCAGCCAAGGCCATTCCTTTCTCGGGGCATCGAGCTCTGACGGTGTCATCATTGATCTTCGTCGCCTTCGAACCGTCTGGGTTGATAATGAGAAGTACGGCAGCGACGGCATTGTCACCATGGAAGGCGGCGCGAGCGTTAGCGACGTAGCCCTTGCTTGTGAGGAGAAGGGAGTGTTCttgcctcttccttctcacaAAGAGCTCGGTTACGCCGGATTTTCCCTTGGCGGGGGCTTTGGCTGGGGAATGGGTGTCGCTGGCTTGGCAATTGATCTCTTAGTGGAAGCGACAATTGTTCTTGCGAGTGGGGAGATCGTCACTTGCTCAGAAGACCAGAACCCAGACCTATTCTTTGCGATTCGAGGAGCCGGATATAACTTCGGGGTCATCTCAAAGCTGAAGTTCAAAGCCAAGCCACTGACGCACCAAGTCTGGTACGGGACAATCGTCTATCCACGGTCCGCATATCAGTCAGTTCTCGAAACGGTCGACAAATGGAGCCTGACACAAAAACCAGAGGACATGGTCGCTATTGTTATCACGACATTGGTACCAGCAACTCGAGGTGAGGAGGCAATGCTCGCCATTGTGTACCACCATGGCTCCTCCGAAGACCAATTCAAGGGTCGATTCGGGGACTTTTTTGATATTCCACACTTGGGGTCCAATACCAGGCCCTGTTGGGCCCACGAAACAGCAGACTTTTTCCCTGAGTCAATCTGGCCTCGCACCAATCGCCTTTCGGACGGCACTCTTTTCACTCGTCTAACACCTCAGCTTTGGTTACCAGTTATTGATAGACTTCGTGAGTGGTATAAGAAAGACGACAGGAGAGAGTTGGGGACCCAGCTCTTCCTTGGCCTGTACAACTGGACAAAGGTGATCAACGAGAATGCCGGGAAGGCTACCGCGTGGCCCCCGTCACGAGCCCGTCCTGAGGATCCAGAAGGATTGAACTGGAAGGACATGGCTCTCTACGTTGGGTAAGATGATTCAATCCAGCTCAGGAGCAATGACTAACGAGAAGCCGCGATGTAGGTATGGAGATGAACAGGAAGCCGAGGAAGCCACCAAGTTTGCATTAGGGCTTGTTCAGTTTGCACGTGAGAAACACGAAGAAATCGTTGGAGGCGATATCATCAAGGGGATGGTGTATCCAAATGCGGGCGCCATGCGTCAGCACTCCGGACAGTACATGTATAAGGAGCACTATCCGCAGTTACAGGTGCTGAAAGGGAAGTACGATCCCTTGAATGTGTTCCATAAGAAGCATGCTATTGAGCCTTCTCTCTAAGGccctggtcttggtcttAAAACAGAGGTCAAATATACTAAGTAAAGgtagtttatatatatataaatatatattgtACTTGAATCGCCATTAAGCAGCGGCGTTAATCCATCGTGCAAAGCTATCCGCCGACGGGCCAACATGTACCAGCTCCTTTAGCCTtctcttgttgatcttgtaaCCAACGTAAGGGTACTTCTCTACAAAATAAGCTCCACCCGAGAGCCTCTTGAACTTGCCCAGCTTCGTCTCAACATAACCCTCCAACTCCTTAGCCAGGTtatccaaagccaaagaccTTTCCTCAGTGTTTAAATCGTGGCTTGGTGTTGCGTCAGGCTGAAGTACAACAAATGCCGTAGGATGCTCCTGTTGAGTCTCTTGGTCACGGATCCCCACCACTACGGCTGTTGCTACGGCAGGGTGGTCGAAGAGAACAGCCTCAAACTCGGCCGCCGAAGCATGGGTACCGtagccatcaccaacacgaAGTAGCTCTTTCAACCGGTCAACGATGAAGACATTGGAGTTCTCATCCACGTATCCAACATCGCCAGAATGGAACCAGCCATCAGCGTCAAAGTCTTTGTTAGCCTCGTCATTGTCCTTGTAGCCGGCGAAGCGAGCAAGAGTGTTCCGTACAAGAATCTCTCCCTGCTCGTTGTGACCAAGATCCTTCCCAGTCTCGATGTCAAGCACCCTGGCTTCGAAACCATGGACAAGAGTACCACTAGATCCCGGCACAGATGAAGCCTCATCGACCTGAAGTGTGATAAGGAGGGTTTCCGTCGTTCCCCATTCAAGAGTGAGGCGAACACCGTTGAACTTGTCTTGAACAGCATCCCGGATCTTTGTATGAACAGGAGCTCCAGCAGATAGAAGCCATTTGATGCTCTTGTAAGTGACTCCAACCTTCTCTGACTTTGCTATCTGGGCTGCGAGAGGTGGGGTGACGAAAAGGAAGGTGATAGCATACTTGTCAATCAGATGGAAGGTAGATTGATCGAAAGGCTGAGTGAGAATAATGACAGGAATCCCGAGGAGAATGTTCAAACCAAGATTCAGCTTTGCATTGATTCCATAGGCGAAAGGCAGAGACGAGAGCCAAACGTCTTTCTCCGGATCCGTGTCGGAGGGTACAGTCAGACGGGTTGTCAGGAGATTGGCAGCCCAGTGAGCATGAGTTGTGAGGAATGACTTGACGTTGCCTGATGATCCACTGGTACGGTAAATGAAAGCATAGTGCTTCTCAGTTTCCTCGTGGGTGGACAGCCTGAATCCATTGAAgagctcatcttcttcagcaagaaGCTCCTCGACGTTGCTGATTCCCTCAGAAGAATTGTCGAGGCTAATCAGAGGAATACCATTGAATGCTTCGGCTGCCGGCTTTGTGATAGATGCCAGCGTTGAGTCAGTTATGATCAACTTGGCGTCAGCTTGTTCAAGTCTGGGAATAATTGCCAGAGCATCAAGTCCTTGCTGAACAGGGATTGGAGATATTGTAGCCCCAGCTGCCAGTGCCGCAAAGAATGCAATGGGATAGTTGATCTCTCAGACGTTAGTCAATCAATCGTGTAGATGGGAGGGTAAGGTTGGCTCACAGAGTTGTTGGCAAGAAATGCAATCACATTATTAGGCTTGATTCCGTATTTCTTGACAAGAACGCTAGCCAGTCGCAAGCTCTTGTTCTCGAGTTCTTCCAAAGTCAGAGTCTCCCCGGTGTTATGTACCCGGTATAGAACTTTGTCTTTGGGATACTTCTCTCGAgcagtgttgaagatgaagttgaacACGTCCGTAGAGGGCGGGTCAACCTTGGGAAATTTTGACTCAAAGACCATTTTGGAGATTGTGAATATTGTAACTTGGATTGGCAATATGAAGGCTGTCCTCTTGACCTCAGATCAAGATATTAAGTATTCCAGTTGCTAGAATATCCAACAGGAGCCTAGGCCGCCAGCTGCAGAGGCATGTGACCCCCATCGAAGTCGGCAATCTCGTCTTTCTGGCAAGAAAGCACATCAACAGAATTGCATGCCGACGGCATTCTCACTTGTTCCAACATGCAAGTGAAATTGACGCAATCGCGATGCCATCTTCCTATTCTCGTATTTTTCCAGCACGCTCCGAGCCCTGTAAGAGCTAATGCATATCACTCACCATCTCGAAACGGCTCGTGAAGATCAATTAGCCTTTTCTCGGGTTAGCGTAAACCATGACGTGGCGGTTCGAGCATCACATAAGCAGGTCGCGTTCACAAATTCCGCGTTTACGCGACATAGGACTCCTCGATGACGCGACCAGTCAGCGTAGTTTTGGTCGGACTTGCATGGATGTATGGGTTATATGCATAACCTTTGTCAAGGGTTCATGTCTACTTCGTCGTGACAATTGAGTGTACTCCCGGTGACGGAGTGGTTCAGGGTATGCTGACAAGGGTACCAGCTCCGATGCGGCCAGGATCGTCTCTGCTACCTGGGAGTCGACATGGCTTGTGAACGACAGCGGCATACACGACTTTCCAATTAAATCGGCAGATACTTACTTGAGGCTCTTTTAGGTGGTTATTGGGTACATGTCATGTAAAATGT
This DNA window, taken from Fusarium fujikuroi IMI 58289 draft genome, chromosome FFUJ_chr11, encodes the following:
- a CDS encoding related to 6-hydroxy-D-nicotine oxidase — protein: MALTLEYLHAHFRGVIIQPQDDLFGPLRRRFSENEEGDPKLILQPSSEDDISLAVRYAVSNKLELAVFSQGHSFLGASSSDGVIIDLRRLRTVWVDNEKYGSDGIVTMEGGASVSDVALACEEKGVFLPLPSHKELGYAGFSLGGGFGWGMGVAGLAIDLLVEATIVLASGEIVTCSEDQNPDLFFAIRGAGYNFGVISKLKFKAKPLTHQVWYGTIVYPRSAYQSVLETVDKWSLTQKPEDMVAIVITTLVPATRGEEAMLAIVYHHGSSEDQFKGRFGDFFDIPHLGSNTRPCWAHETADFFPESIWPRTNRLSDGTLFTRLTPQLWLPVIDRLREWYKKDDRRELGTQLFLGLYNWTKVINENAGKATAWPPSRARPEDPEGLNWKDMALYVGYGDEQEAEEATKFALGLVQFAREKHEEIVGGDIIKGMVYPNAGAMRQHSGQYMYKEHYPQLQVLKGKYDPLNVFHKKHAIEPSL
- a CDS encoding related to 4-coumarate-CoA ligase — its product is MVFESKFPKVDPPSTDVFNFIFNTAREKYPKDKVLYRVHNTGETLTLEELENKSLRLASVLVKKYGIKPNNVIAFLANNSINYPIAFFAALAAGATISPIPVQQGLDALAIIPRLEQADAKLIITDSTLASITKPAAEAFNGIPLISLDNSSEGISNVEELLAEEDELFNGFRLSTHEETEKHYAFIYRTSGSSGNVKSFLTTHAHWAANLLTTRLTVPSDTDPEKDVWLSSLPFAYGINAKLNLGLNILLGIPVIILTQPFDQSTFHLIDKYAITFLFVTPPLAAQIAKSEKVGVTYKSIKWLLSAGAPVHTKIRDAVQDKFNGVRLTLEWGTTETLLITLQVDEASSVPGSSGTLVHGFEARVLDIETGKDLGHNEQGEILVRNTLARFAGYKDNDEANKDFDADGWFHSGDVGYVDENSNVFIVDRLKELLRVGDGYGTHASAAEFEAVLFDHPAVATAVVVGIRDQETQQEHPTAFVVLQPDATPSHDLNTEERSLALDNLAKELEGYVETKLGKFKRLSGGAYFVEKYPYVGYKINKRRLKELVHVGPSADSFARWINAAA